The following are encoded together in the Thermosipho atlanticus DSM 15807 genome:
- the rpsL gene encoding 30S ribosomal protein S12 codes for MPTINQLVRFGRKVIKEKSKSPALQGHPQKRGVCIRVSTMTPKKPNSALRKIARVRLSNGIEVTAYIPGIGHNLQEHSVVLIRGGRVKDLPGIRYKIIRGTLDAAGVENRKQSRSKYGTKRPKK; via the coding sequence ATGCCTACTATAAACCAATTGGTTAGGTTTGGTAGAAAAGTAATAAAAGAAAAATCAAAATCTCCTGCTTTACAAGGACATCCACAAAAAAGAGGAGTCTGTATTAGGGTTTCAACAATGACACCTAAAAAACCGAATTCAGCTTTGAGAAAAATTGCCAGGGTAAGATTAAGCAATGGAATAGAAGTTACTGCTTACATTCCTGGTATTGGTCATAATTTACAGGAACACTCTGTAGTATTGATCAGAGGTGGAAGGGTTAAAGATTTGCCAGGTATTAGGTATAAAATTATACGTGGTACATTAGATGCTGCCGGAGTTGAGAATAGAAAACAATCAAGAAGTAAATATGGTACCAAAAGACCAAAGAAATAA
- the rplB gene encoding 50S ribosomal protein L2: MGLRRFKPTSPGRRQMIIPDFSEITKREPEKSLTVPLKKTGGRNNYGRVTVRFRGGGHKRRYRIIDFKRDKINIPAKVVSIEYDPNRTARIALLVYADGEKRYILAPQGLKVGDTIQSGPDAEIKPGNALPLENIPVGTIVHNVEFIPGKGGQIARSAGSSCQLMAKEGNYALLKMPSGELRKVPVKCYATVGVVSNEDHKNEVDGKAGRVRWMGRKPHVRGVAMNPVDHPHGGGEGRGKGHHPQSPWGQLAKGYKTRRGKKASDKLIVRRRNG, encoded by the coding sequence ATGGGTCTTAGGAGATTTAAACCAACAAGCCCTGGAAGAAGACAAATGATAATTCCAGATTTTTCTGAAATTACCAAAAGAGAACCAGAAAAATCTTTAACAGTTCCTCTGAAAAAAACAGGTGGAAGAAATAATTATGGAAGAGTCACTGTTAGGTTTAGAGGCGGAGGGCATAAAAGAAGATATAGAATCATTGATTTTAAAAGAGATAAAATAAATATTCCTGCAAAAGTTGTTTCAATTGAGTACGATCCGAATCGAACCGCAAGAATAGCATTATTAGTTTATGCAGATGGAGAAAAAAGATATATACTTGCTCCTCAAGGTTTAAAGGTAGGCGATACGATTCAAAGTGGACCAGATGCTGAAATTAAGCCTGGGAACGCTTTACCACTTGAAAATATTCCTGTAGGTACAATCGTTCACAATGTTGAATTTATTCCAGGAAAAGGTGGACAAATTGCAAGATCAGCTGGTAGTTCATGTCAATTGATGGCAAAAGAAGGAAATTATGCTCTTCTCAAAATGCCATCAGGCGAATTGAGAAAGGTTCCGGTAAAATGTTATGCTACAGTAGGCGTTGTAAGTAACGAAGATCATAAAAATGAAGTTGACGGAAAAGCAGGAAGAGTTAGATGGATGGGAAGAAAACCTCATGTACGTGGTGTTGCAATGAATCCAGTGGATCACCCACATGGTGGTGGGGAAGGTAGAGGAAAAGGTCATCACCCACAAAGTCCATGGGGACAACTGGCTAAAGGATATAAAACTAGAAGAGGTAAAAAAGCGTCTGACAAACTAATAGTCAGAAGAAGAAATGGTTAA
- the rplC gene encoding 50S ribosomal protein L3: MKMIIGRKIGMTRVFKDDKVIPVTVIKAGPCYVIQKKTLETDGYNAIQLGFEEARKVNKPMEGVFKKAGVKPLKILKEFRVEEPEKFEIGQEIKVDIFEEGDKIDITGWSKGRGFAGAMKRWGFRGGPKSHGAKFHRELGSVGQHSEPARIFKGKKMPGQYGNERVTILNSEIVKIDVENNLIAVKGGVPGARGGLVLIRAAKRG; the protein is encoded by the coding sequence ATGAAGATGATAATAGGAAGAAAAATAGGAATGACTCGAGTATTTAAAGATGACAAAGTCATTCCCGTAACAGTAATTAAAGCAGGACCGTGTTATGTAATTCAAAAGAAGACTTTAGAAACAGATGGCTACAATGCTATCCAACTTGGTTTTGAAGAAGCAAGAAAAGTTAACAAACCAATGGAAGGTGTTTTCAAAAAAGCAGGAGTAAAGCCGTTAAAAATATTGAAAGAATTTAGAGTAGAAGAACCCGAAAAATTCGAAATAGGACAAGAAATCAAAGTAGATATATTTGAAGAAGGAGACAAGATAGATATTACAGGTTGGTCCAAAGGTAGAGGATTTGCAGGTGCAATGAAAAGATGGGGTTTTAGAGGAGGACCAAAATCTCACGGTGCGAAGTTTCATAGAGAGCTCGGTTCTGTTGGTCAACACAGTGAACCTGCAAGAATTTTCAAAGGTAAAAAAATGCCAGGACAATATGGTAACGAACGTGTAACAATCTTAAATTCAGAAATTGTTAAAATTGATGTAGAGAATAACTTAATAGCAGTTAAAGGTGGAGTTCCAGGAGCGAGGGGCGGCCTTGTCCTCATAAGAGCAGCAAAAAGAGGATAA
- the rplD gene encoding 50S ribosomal protein L4 gives MATLDLLNIQGEKVGAIELKDEVFAIEPNFDLMWRYVDMQLTNSRSGTASTKTRGEVSGGGRKPWPQKHMGRARQGSIRAPHWRHGGVAHGPKPKVYFKRLNKKMKKLALKSALSLRLKEGNLIVLDELKFERAKTKELKEILKNLGLEENKVLFVLPKKVEGYENVKISGRNIPGVKVIIADNPGTEKVTIDGLNVYDILNHDKLVLIQGTVQKIEEVLG, from the coding sequence ATGGCAACGTTAGATTTGTTAAATATCCAAGGTGAAAAAGTTGGAGCTATTGAGTTAAAAGATGAAGTTTTCGCAATTGAACCAAATTTTGATTTAATGTGGCGCTATGTAGATATGCAACTTACAAATTCAAGATCAGGAACTGCTTCTACCAAAACACGCGGTGAAGTGTCGGGTGGCGGGAGAAAACCTTGGCCTCAAAAACATATGGGAAGAGCAAGACAGGGTTCTATAAGAGCTCCTCATTGGAGACACGGAGGAGTTGCTCATGGGCCAAAACCAAAAGTTTATTTTAAAAGATTGAATAAAAAAATGAAGAAACTTGCTTTAAAGTCAGCACTTTCCTTGAGGTTGAAAGAAGGAAATTTGATTGTTCTTGACGAGCTTAAGTTTGAAAGAGCAAAGACTAAAGAATTGAAAGAAATTTTGAAAAATCTTGGACTTGAAGAAAATAAAGTCCTATTTGTTCTTCCTAAGAAAGTTGAAGGTTATGAAAACGTCAAGATTTCTGGACGAAATATCCCAGGAGTGAAGGTAATTATTGCTGACAATCCTGGAACAGAAAAAGTAACAATTGATGGTTTAAATGTATATGATATATTAAATCATGATAAACTTGTGCTCATCCAGGGTACCGTCCAGAAGATTGAGGAGGTGCTCGGATAA
- the rplW gene encoding 50S ribosomal protein L23: protein MKNYADIVIRPIVSEKAYYAREDRKYVFEVVKDANKIQIKEAIEKLFKVKVEKVNVINVKPKPKRDIRRGALAREGYTRSWKKAIVTLKEGYTIKELEGEH from the coding sequence ATGAAAAATTATGCAGATATTGTCATTAGACCAATTGTTAGTGAAAAAGCATATTATGCAAGAGAAGATAGAAAATATGTTTTTGAAGTTGTGAAAGATGCAAATAAAATTCAAATAAAGGAAGCAATAGAAAAACTTTTTAAAGTGAAAGTTGAAAAAGTAAACGTTATTAATGTAAAGCCAAAACCTAAAAGAGATATTAGACGAGGCGCATTGGCAAGAGAGGGATACACAAGATCGTGGAAAAAAGCAATAGTCACTCTCAAAGAAGGATATACAATTAAAGAACTTGAAGGAGAACACTAA
- the tuf gene encoding elongation factor Tu has translation MAKEKFVRSKPHLNVGTIGHIDHGKTTLTAAITKYLSLFGRADYTPYEQIDKAPEEKQRGITINIAHIEYETEKRHYAHIDCPGHADYIKNMITGAAQMDGAILVVAATDGPMPQTREHVLLARQVNVPAMIVYINKTDMVDDEELIDLVEMEVRDLLSKYEFPGDDLPVIRGSALKAVEASDDPNDEAYNSIKELLDAMDSYFPEPQREIDKPFLMPVEDVFSITGRGTVVTGRIERGVIKPGDEVEIVGMSYEIQKTVVTSVEMFRKILDEGIAGDNVGCLLRGIDKDEVERGQVLAKPGSITPHTTFKAQVYVLKKEEGGRHTPFQKGYKPQFFIRTADVTGELIDFPAGVEMVMPGDNVEMTIKLIYPVAIEEGMRFAIREGGRTVGAGVVTAIVE, from the coding sequence ATGGCAAAAGAAAAGTTTGTGAGAAGTAAGCCTCACCTTAATGTAGGTACTATTGGACACATTGACCATGGAAAAACCACACTTACAGCGGCGATTACAAAGTACTTATCTTTGTTTGGAAGAGCAGATTATACACCATATGAACAAATCGATAAAGCTCCAGAAGAAAAACAGAGAGGAATTACCATCAACATTGCACACATTGAATATGAAACAGAAAAAAGACACTATGCACATATCGACTGTCCAGGACATGCTGACTACATTAAAAACATGATTACTGGTGCTGCTCAAATGGATGGTGCTATCCTTGTTGTTGCAGCAACGGATGGACCAATGCCACAAACAAGAGAACACGTTCTTCTTGCAAGACAAGTTAATGTTCCTGCAATGATTGTTTACATCAACAAAACAGATATGGTTGACGACGAAGAACTTATCGATCTTGTTGAAATGGAAGTAAGAGATCTTCTTAGCAAATATGAATTTCCTGGTGATGATTTACCAGTAATTAGAGGTTCTGCTCTTAAAGCAGTAGAGGCATCAGATGATCCTAATGATGAAGCTTATAACTCAATAAAAGAACTTCTTGATGCAATGGATTCATATTTCCCAGAACCACAAAGAGAAATTGATAAACCATTCCTTATGCCTGTTGAAGATGTATTCTCAATTACCGGTAGAGGAACAGTTGTTACTGGAAGAATTGAACGTGGTGTTATTAAACCCGGAGATGAAGTTGAAATCGTTGGTATGAGTTATGAAATTCAAAAAACAGTTGTTACAAGTGTTGAAATGTTCAGAAAAATTCTTGATGAAGGTATTGCAGGAGACAACGTTGGTTGTTTGTTAAGAGGTATTGATAAAGATGAAGTAGAAAGAGGACAAGTTCTTGCAAAACCAGGTTCAATTACACCTCATACAACATTCAAAGCACAAGTTTACGTTTTGAAGAAAGAAGAAGGTGGAAGACATACTCCATTCCAAAAAGGTTACAAACCACAATTCTTTATCAGAACAGCAGATGTTACTGGTGAACTTATTGACTTCCCAGCAGGAGTCGAAATGGTTATGCCAGGTGATAATGTTGAAATGACAATTAAACTTATTTACCCAGTAGCTATTGAAGAAGGAATGAGATTTGCTATTCGTGAAGGTGGAAGAACAGTTGGTGCAGGAGTTGTTACAGCAATTGTTGAGTAA
- the rpsJ gene encoding 30S ribosomal protein S10 codes for MPGQKIRIRLKAYDHKLLDESAKKIVDVVKETNAKVSGPIPLPTERTLYVVLRSPLKHKDSREQFEKRVHKRLIDIVEPTPKTIDALMKINLPAGVDVEINL; via the coding sequence ATGCCGGGACAAAAGATAAGAATTAGGCTGAAAGCATATGATCATAAGTTGCTAGATGAATCTGCAAAAAAAATAGTTGACGTTGTAAAAGAAACAAATGCTAAAGTATCAGGGCCTATTCCTTTACCTACAGAAAGGACCCTTTATGTTGTTTTAAGATCACCTTTGAAACATAAGGATTCGAGAGAACAATTCGAAAAAAGAGTACACAAAAGATTAATTGATATTGTAGAACCTACACCAAAAACTATTGATGCACTTATGAAAATAAACCTTCCAGCTGGAGTTGACGTTGAAATCAACCTGTGA
- the rpsG gene encoding 30S ribosomal protein S7, with protein sequence MRRRRAEIRKVPPDPIYNDVLVSKLINRVMWDGKKSIAQKIVYKAMEILAEKTKKEPLEALHQAIDNVRPLVEVRPRRVGGATYQVPIEVQEPRKTSLALRWIVEAARSRKGKPMAEKLGEELVNAFNNTGTAIKKKEDVHRMAEANRAFAHFKW encoded by the coding sequence ATGAGAAGAAGAAGAGCGGAAATTAGAAAGGTCCCACCCGATCCAATTTACAATGATGTATTAGTTTCTAAGCTTATAAATAGGGTTATGTGGGATGGAAAAAAATCAATAGCTCAAAAAATAGTATATAAAGCTATGGAAATTTTGGCTGAAAAAACAAAGAAAGAACCTCTTGAAGCATTACATCAAGCGATTGATAATGTGAGACCTTTGGTTGAAGTAAGACCGAGAAGGGTTGGTGGGGCAACATACCAAGTCCCAATTGAAGTACAAGAACCCAGAAAAACCTCATTAGCTTTAAGATGGATAGTAGAGGCTGCCAGATCCAGAAAAGGAAAACCAATGGCGGAAAAACTTGGTGAAGAATTAGTTAATGCTTTTAATAACACAGGAACAGCTATTAAAAAGAAAGAAGATGTACATAGAATGGCAGAAGCCAACAGAGCATTTGCGCACTTTAAGTGGTAA
- a CDS encoding RluA family pseudouridine synthase — translation MIVNEKNYYSRLDKFLRKNFPNLPLSVIYKFIRTGKILVNGKKVKNPSFEIEIGDEIKINESLEKYSREVKNTIKPIKMKLDIIYENEDLLVINKPSGIPLHPGKGIHVATLIEGLLYYGQQKGFKPHLVHRLDKHTSGILVVAKNTKAARILGEIISSRSVEKEYVTLVKGKLNKAGKIDLPIEGKDSLTLFTTKEIFKTEIGFFSLLHVIIKTGRKHQIRRHFSNIGHPVIGDDVYGDRKLNREFRRNFGLKRYFLHCKRMSFYYEGKKIDVQAKLTEDLEFVIKKVKEGV, via the coding sequence ATGATTGTCAATGAAAAAAATTATTATTCACGGCTTGATAAATTCTTACGAAAAAACTTTCCAAATTTACCATTATCTGTTATTTACAAATTTATTCGCACGGGGAAAATACTAGTAAATGGTAAAAAGGTTAAAAATCCTTCGTTTGAAATTGAAATTGGAGATGAAATAAAAATTAATGAATCTTTAGAGAAATATAGTAGAGAAGTTAAAAATACTATAAAACCTATCAAAATGAAACTTGATATAATTTATGAAAATGAAGATCTATTAGTGATAAACAAACCTTCGGGAATACCTCTTCATCCAGGAAAAGGTATTCATGTCGCAACGCTTATTGAAGGATTACTTTACTACGGCCAACAAAAGGGTTTTAAACCACATTTGGTTCACAGACTTGATAAACACACTTCAGGAATTTTAGTAGTTGCAAAAAACACAAAAGCTGCAAGAATTCTTGGTGAAATAATTTCGTCCCGAAGTGTTGAAAAAGAATACGTAACTTTAGTAAAAGGAAAATTAAACAAAGCTGGTAAAATTGATTTGCCGATTGAAGGAAAAGATTCTCTAACCCTTTTTACTACAAAAGAAATTTTTAAAACTGAAATAGGATTTTTTTCATTATTACATGTAATAATTAAAACCGGTAGAAAACACCAGATAAGAAGACATTTTTCAAACATTGGACATCCTGTAATCGGAGATGATGTGTATGGTGACAGAAAATTAAATAGAGAGTTTCGAAGAAACTTCGGATTGAAAAGGTATTTTCTCCATTGCAAAAGAATGAGTTTTTATTATGAAGGTAAAAAGATAGATGTTCAAGCTAAACTAACAGAAGATCTTGAATTTGTTATAAAAAAAGTAAAGGAAGGTGTCTAA
- the fusA gene encoding elongation factor G, whose product MKEIRAIYVDLRKLRNIGIMAHIDAGKTTTTERILYYTGRKHILGSVDDGTATMDWMIQEKERGITIVSAATTCMWKDHRINIIDTPGHVDFTIEVERALRVLDGAIAVFDAAAGVEPQSETVWRQADKYNVPRIAFMNKMDKIGADFDMSVKSMIERLGANPIPIQMPMGAEDKFEGVIDLIQMKAIKWLNEDGTEMVYEEIPEEYLARAEEMREEMLEKIAEIDDEVMELYLEGEEISQELIKKALRRATIENKATPVLCGSAKMNKGVQPLLDAVLDYLPSPLDMPPLKGWTKDGEEIEIKPDENEPFTALAFKIQADPYVGKLTFFRVYSGRLEKGSYVYNSSKGKKERVSRLIFMHADKREDVEYVRAGDIVAAIGLKETKTGDTLCDEKRPVILEKMEFPEPVISIAVEPATKNDQDKLSRALTMLSDEDPSFRAYVDHETGETIISGMGELHLEIIVDRLKREFNTSVRVGKPQVAYRETIQVPAEAEGKYIRQSGGRGQYGHVKMRFEPLELTKTFEFEDRTVGGVIPKEYVPAIEEGVKEAAQSGYIAGYPMVGIKAILLDGSYHEVDSSEMAFKIAASMAFKEALRHAKPVLLEPIMKVEITTPEEYMGNIIADLNSRRAHIDSLETKGHLRIIKALVPLSEMFGYATDLRSLSQGRATYTMVLSHYDKVPEKIAEKILKK is encoded by the coding sequence ATGAAAGAAATTCGAGCAATTTATGTTGACCTGAGAAAGTTAAGAAACATAGGAATAATGGCTCATATAGATGCAGGTAAAACAACAACTACCGAGCGTATTTTGTATTACACCGGTAGAAAACATATTCTTGGTAGTGTTGATGATGGAACTGCTACAATGGATTGGATGATTCAAGAGAAAGAACGAGGTATTACCATTGTTTCTGCAGCTACAACTTGTATGTGGAAAGATCATAGAATCAATATTATTGATACCCCTGGGCACGTTGACTTTACTATTGAAGTTGAGCGAGCTTTAAGAGTACTGGATGGAGCTATAGCTGTTTTTGATGCAGCTGCTGGAGTTGAACCACAGTCAGAAACAGTGTGGAGACAAGCTGATAAATACAATGTTCCAAGAATTGCTTTTATGAACAAGATGGATAAGATTGGTGCAGATTTTGATATGTCTGTGAAATCTATGATAGAAAGATTAGGTGCTAATCCTATTCCTATACAGATGCCCATGGGAGCTGAAGATAAATTTGAAGGTGTTATTGACTTAATTCAAATGAAAGCTATTAAATGGTTAAACGAAGATGGTACGGAGATGGTGTATGAAGAGATCCCCGAAGAATATTTAGCAAGGGCCGAAGAAATGCGAGAGGAAATGTTAGAAAAAATAGCAGAAATAGATGATGAAGTTATGGAGCTTTATTTGGAAGGAGAAGAAATTTCCCAAGAATTAATAAAGAAAGCTTTGAGAAGAGCGACAATTGAAAATAAAGCTACACCAGTTCTTTGTGGTTCAGCGAAAATGAATAAAGGAGTCCAACCATTACTTGATGCTGTTTTAGATTATTTGCCGTCACCTTTGGATATGCCACCCCTTAAAGGTTGGACTAAGGACGGTGAAGAAATAGAGATAAAACCCGATGAGAATGAACCATTTACGGCGCTTGCGTTTAAAATACAAGCTGATCCTTATGTTGGAAAGTTAACTTTCTTTAGAGTCTACAGTGGCCGACTCGAGAAAGGAAGCTATGTTTATAACTCTTCAAAAGGGAAGAAAGAAAGAGTTTCAAGGCTTATTTTCATGCATGCTGATAAAAGAGAAGATGTTGAATACGTCAGGGCAGGAGATATAGTTGCAGCTATAGGATTGAAAGAAACTAAGACTGGGGATACACTCTGCGACGAAAAAAGGCCAGTTATTTTGGAGAAAATGGAATTTCCAGAACCAGTAATTTCAATAGCAGTTGAGCCAGCTACTAAAAATGATCAAGACAAACTTTCAAGAGCTTTAACCATGTTAAGTGATGAAGATCCTTCGTTCAGAGCATATGTTGATCATGAAACTGGTGAAACTATTATTTCTGGAATGGGAGAACTTCACTTGGAGATAATTGTCGATAGACTCAAAAGAGAATTTAACACAAGTGTAAGGGTAGGAAAACCGCAGGTTGCATATAGGGAAACAATCCAAGTTCCTGCTGAAGCTGAGGGAAAATACATTAGACAAAGCGGTGGACGCGGTCAATATGGACATGTAAAGATGAGATTCGAACCATTAGAGCTAACAAAAACTTTCGAATTTGAGGATAGGACAGTTGGAGGAGTGATACCTAAGGAATATGTCCCAGCAATTGAAGAAGGAGTAAAAGAAGCTGCTCAAAGTGGATACATTGCGGGTTATCCAATGGTTGGAATAAAGGCAATATTATTGGATGGTTCATATCACGAAGTCGATTCTTCAGAAATGGCGTTTAAAATAGCTGCAAGTATGGCGTTTAAAGAGGCTCTAAGACATGCAAAACCCGTTTTACTTGAACCTATCATGAAAGTTGAAATAACGACTCCCGAAGAGTATATGGGTAATATAATAGCAGATTTAAATTCAAGAAGAGCACATATTGATTCTCTTGAAACAAAAGGACATTTAAGAATTATAAAAGCTCTTGTTCCACTTTCAGAAATGTTTGGTTATGCAACGGATTTGAGATCGTTATCACAAGGAAGAGCAACTTATACAATGGTACTTTCACATTATGATAAAGTACCTGAAAAAATTGCAGAGAAAATTTTGAAAAAATAA